In a single window of the Photobacterium profundum SS9 genome:
- a CDS encoding zinc-dependent alcohol dehydrogenase family protein, with protein MKAMTISNIGGYDAFNLTEQPMPELQLGHMIVEVKATSVNPLDTMLRSVQTPWSENLPSILHGDVAGVVTAVCDSISNFKVGDEVYGCAGGIAGINGALADYMLVDANLMAHKPTSLTMKQAAALPLVSITAWEALCEKMDIKAGDNLLVHGATGGVGHIAVQLGKHLGATVTTTTRSKNEAVAKTLNADNVVNVEKQNVAEYVAQYTDGHGFDAIFDTIAGENIQRSFEAVKFNGRVATTLPIADPLQIALKGLSFHSVLMLIPMIENINRARHGKILAAVAELVDQGEITPLIDESEFTIWQVAEAHAHLEAGKAVGKVVLTHD; from the coding sequence ATGAAAGCAATGACAATTAGCAACATCGGCGGCTACGACGCATTTAACCTTACAGAACAACCAATGCCTGAATTGCAACTTGGCCACATGATTGTTGAAGTGAAAGCGACGAGTGTTAATCCGTTAGATACCATGCTTCGCTCTGTACAGACGCCATGGTCTGAAAACCTACCAAGCATTCTTCATGGTGATGTAGCGGGTGTTGTAACAGCAGTTTGTGACTCTATCAGCAACTTCAAAGTTGGTGATGAAGTGTATGGTTGTGCTGGCGGTATTGCTGGTATTAACGGTGCACTGGCAGATTACATGTTGGTTGATGCCAACCTAATGGCACACAAACCTACCTCGCTGACTATGAAGCAAGCAGCAGCATTACCGCTTGTCTCTATCACTGCATGGGAAGCACTGTGTGAAAAAATGGATATTAAAGCGGGTGACAACCTACTTGTTCATGGTGCAACAGGTGGTGTTGGTCATATCGCGGTACAACTTGGTAAGCATCTTGGTGCAACTGTTACGACAACAACACGATCTAAAAATGAAGCCGTAGCTAAAACGCTTAACGCAGACAACGTGGTTAATGTAGAAAAGCAAAATGTTGCTGAATACGTTGCCCAATACACTGATGGCCATGGATTCGACGCCATCTTCGATACGATTGCAGGCGAGAATATCCAACGCAGTTTTGAAGCTGTTAAGTTCAATGGTCGTGTAGCAACAACATTACCCATTGCTGATCCACTTCAGATCGCATTGAAAGGCCTCAGCTTCCACAGTGTATTAATGCTGATTCCTATGATTGAAAACATCAATCGTGCTCGTCATGGCAAAATTTTAGCCGCAGTAGCAGAGTTAGTGGATCAAGGGGAAATCACCCCATTAATTGATGAGTCAGAATTCACTATCTGGCAAGTGGCTGAAGCGCATGCTCATCTAGAAGCAGGGAAAGCCGTAGGTAAAGTTGTACTTACGCACGATTAA
- a CDS encoding LysR family transcriptional regulator, translated as MATFNKLHYFNCVVETGSISKASKVFDVQPSSISRQLASLESELGIRLLERTTRNVGLTEAGKTYYDYSKRIISELEEAKRAVGDLQLSPIGNLKISTTVGFGESRILPLLPKFRQAYPDIRIEVELTERIVDLIEENVDIAIRSGRLPDSSLIARKLVDNHFLLCSSPEYMDENGLPDSPEQLINHDCVVYGYHGWKDWYLVKNNFQKLAIKHYMTVDSVNGQKQLILHGGGIALIPYWAVKDELDSGRLIQVLSEHQFSPCLHLSSTYAIYQNRNLVSSKMRVFLDFLRENMK; from the coding sequence ATGGCCACATTTAATAAATTGCATTACTTCAATTGCGTTGTAGAAACGGGTAGCATTTCAAAAGCCAGTAAAGTTTTTGATGTGCAACCATCATCGATATCGCGTCAATTAGCGTCATTAGAGAGTGAACTCGGTATTCGCCTGTTAGAGCGAACAACACGAAATGTTGGCTTAACGGAAGCAGGTAAAACGTATTACGATTATTCAAAACGTATTATCTCTGAACTCGAAGAAGCCAAACGTGCGGTGGGTGATCTGCAGCTTAGCCCAATAGGTAACCTAAAAATCAGCACGACAGTGGGATTTGGTGAAAGCCGTATTCTGCCCCTATTACCTAAATTTCGGCAGGCTTATCCTGATATTCGTATCGAAGTTGAATTGACTGAACGTATTGTGGATTTAATCGAAGAGAATGTTGATATCGCGATTCGAAGTGGTCGTTTACCCGACTCTAGTTTGATTGCGAGAAAGCTGGTCGATAATCATTTTCTTTTATGCTCAAGCCCTGAGTATATGGACGAGAATGGACTACCAGATTCACCAGAGCAATTGATCAATCATGATTGCGTGGTGTATGGCTACCATGGTTGGAAAGATTGGTATTTGGTTAAAAATAATTTTCAAAAATTAGCCATTAAACACTACATGACCGTTGATTCGGTTAATGGACAAAAACAACTTATTCTTCATGGTGGCGGTATTGCGCTTATCCCTTATTGGGCAGTGAAAGATGAACTAGACTCAGGTCGGTTAATTCAGGTGTTATCAGAACATCAATTTAGCCCGTGTCTCCATTTAAGTTCAACCTATGCGATCTATCAAAATAGAAATCTAGTGTCATCTAAGATGAGGGTGTTTTTGGATTTTTTGCGAGAAAATATGAAATGA
- a CDS encoding helix-turn-helix domain-containing protein encodes MAANQLTPLIKTVHAATLVELLKHFEKDIYPLLKTAGLPEDILRSKSEFMPEEPIKHLLVLMAEKADPEHYGNLLRIVIREYFIPKILDHIHAPKNLEEAFNSLATAIIHDSPSAKIAIEHFKGTPWFCRYKTKEDTKGFFWAEVFAILFTIEFINVMTKTTWLPNSVAVQSSNIEPMLEVFKGQSIQFVSDRNVTAIELSDTILNTPVILPASFSEKKASSTPKKRTYIETVYLALTPYIGQPSMNVNEAAKVLNTSARTLQRRLEKENTTFKIIRENIMLATSCRLMEDARYSLTDISAKLGYADIAHFSRAFKKLTGFPPKDYRKRFLDRSTS; translated from the coding sequence ATGGCAGCCAACCAGCTCACCCCTCTAATCAAAACTGTGCATGCCGCTACATTGGTTGAATTGCTGAAGCATTTCGAAAAAGATATTTACCCTTTACTCAAAACGGCGGGATTACCTGAAGATATATTGCGTTCGAAAAGTGAATTTATGCCAGAAGAACCCATTAAACACTTACTGGTACTAATGGCAGAAAAAGCAGACCCAGAACATTATGGCAATTTATTACGCATAGTCATTCGGGAGTATTTCATTCCCAAAATATTGGACCATATCCATGCGCCCAAAAATCTTGAGGAGGCTTTTAATTCTCTTGCGACTGCCATTATTCATGATTCACCGTCAGCAAAAATTGCTATCGAGCACTTTAAAGGAACACCTTGGTTTTGCCGCTATAAAACGAAAGAAGATACTAAGGGATTTTTTTGGGCTGAAGTGTTTGCGATACTATTTACCATCGAATTTATCAACGTTATGACAAAAACAACCTGGTTACCCAACTCTGTTGCCGTCCAGTCTTCAAACATCGAACCTATGCTTGAAGTTTTTAAGGGGCAATCGATTCAGTTTGTTTCAGATCGTAACGTAACGGCCATTGAGCTATCAGATACCATTCTCAATACTCCCGTTATACTGCCAGCAAGCTTTAGTGAAAAAAAAGCATCTAGCACTCCCAAAAAACGGACATATATAGAAACCGTTTATCTCGCATTAACTCCCTATATTGGCCAGCCATCAATGAATGTAAATGAAGCGGCTAAGGTACTGAATACTTCTGCACGAACATTACAACGTCGCTTAGAGAAAGAAAATACTACATTCAAAATAATACGAGAGAACATAATGCTCGCGACATCTTGTCGATTAATGGAGGATGCCCGTTACTCCCTTACCGATATTTCAGCCAAGTTAGGTTATGCAGATATTGCACATTTCTCGCGCGCTTTTAAGAAATTAACCGGATTCCCTCCGAAGGATTATCGAAAACGCTTTTTAGATCGATCTACGTCATAA
- a CDS encoding IS4-like element ISPpr4 family transposase, protein MTMTLFEQHQLPCILESRLSKRYQTLIMEHMTVNSSNAPGVKSLRHHTQSWASTQATWRFYHNEDVTFPMLSGPMLGLARSGVKESQSRYVLMAYDWCHINFAKHHSKLDKTKMSHALDVGYELQASLLVDANTGAPIAPAGLNLLTSNGIYQCRSQELQPKQSHLDSLFDSIHWQEQLHLDKPLVHVVDREADSAKDLRRLGSVHWLTRTKKGSTFRHEGQFKTAEIISRTISPDLKGVISLRGKEGYLFVGETTVELHRKSEKLASAAPTCRFVMSLVTDDEGKELARWYLLSNVLDVDATEIATWYCHRWNIESWFKLLKSDGHQLEKWQQTTAESILKRLITASVATTLIFKLYSDSLDEANEFKGFLVKLSGRLTKRTKPVTQPSLLAGLWVFLQMCEVLDTYTMDEINAMRQIASSFFAQSV, encoded by the coding sequence TTGACGATGACTCTTTTTGAACAACATCAATTACCCTGTATCCTTGAATCAAGATTATCTAAGCGTTATCAGACCCTTATAATGGAACACATGACAGTTAATTCTAGCAATGCACCAGGTGTAAAATCTCTTCGCCACCACACACAATCATGGGCATCGACACAAGCAACATGGCGTTTTTATCATAATGAGGATGTGACTTTTCCTATGCTAAGTGGCCCGATGCTGGGACTTGCTCGTTCTGGTGTGAAAGAAAGTCAAAGTCGATATGTATTAATGGCTTATGATTGGTGCCATATCAATTTCGCTAAACATCATAGTAAGTTAGATAAAACTAAGATGTCACACGCTCTCGATGTTGGCTACGAACTGCAAGCGTCTTTATTGGTAGACGCAAATACTGGCGCACCCATTGCTCCAGCAGGTCTTAACTTACTGACAAGCAACGGTATTTATCAATGCCGAAGCCAAGAGTTACAACCCAAGCAAAGTCACCTAGATTCACTCTTTGACAGCATTCATTGGCAAGAACAATTACATTTAGACAAGCCCCTGGTGCATGTTGTTGATAGAGAAGCAGATTCAGCGAAAGACTTAAGACGTTTAGGCTCAGTTCACTGGCTAACTCGAACTAAAAAAGGCTCAACGTTCCGTCACGAAGGTCAGTTTAAAACGGCTGAAATCATCAGTCGAACAATCTCCCCAGACTTGAAAGGTGTTATTTCTCTTCGAGGTAAAGAGGGCTATTTGTTTGTTGGTGAAACGACTGTTGAGTTACACCGGAAATCAGAAAAGCTCGCGTCAGCGGCGCCCACCTGTCGCTTTGTTATGAGCCTGGTCACGGATGATGAAGGTAAAGAGCTAGCAAGATGGTATCTGCTGTCTAACGTGTTGGATGTTGATGCAACAGAGATTGCAACGTGGTATTGCCATCGCTGGAATATTGAATCTTGGTTTAAGTTATTGAAGTCAGATGGTCATCAGTTAGAAAAATGGCAGCAAACTACTGCGGAGTCAATATTAAAGCGTCTGATCACAGCCAGTGTTGCAACGACGTTGATATTTAAGCTTTATTCGGACAGCTTGGATGAAGCTAATGAATTTAAAGGTTTTTTGGTTAAGCTGAGTGGTCGTTTAACTAAGCGAACAAAGCCTGTCACTCAGCCATCACTGCTTGCGGGACTATGGGTTTTCCTACAAATGTGTGAAGTACTAGATACCTACACCATGGATGAGATAAACGCGATGAGGCAAATAGCCAGTTCGTTTTTTGCTCAATCTGTGTAG
- a CDS encoding aminotransferase class V-fold PLP-dependent enzyme, with protein sequence MSNTDKELKNVNRRQFIKGTASVAVAGLSTSMFANTVNASTLQTDWQAVSRSKNDKKFWQKVQKQFVLDKRTTYMNVGTTGSMPKHVLAEFNDNNKTVAKYPWDMDGKFGSWPYVSDMVSDIASGFGADSHEIILSRNTTDGMCSIINGLHFEEGDVILTTHHEHVAATSPMNVVKQRFGVNIVEVQLPVYTGSETVSEDDYVEAFAAALNENSNVRLIVFSHITYKTGTTLPAKRICALANQYAVPTLVDGAHTVGMFDLDFHDIDCDFYAGSGHKWQCGPGATGILYVRDNATRLDEYWSDCINPLWLINTSLSHAGYLGTQLQMQYIGNDNYPAKQALADSCKMWDEIGRHRIEERVLHLGALCKLLLAEALPNAKFFSPNVKGLTSGLTTFNPFGFESGDLLTEFRNRLRNDYGYIIRTTDFRLYKDDTVETHALRISTHLFHDEEDVKGLVNAIQELYEYMS encoded by the coding sequence ATGAGTAACACGGACAAAGAGCTCAAAAACGTGAATCGTCGTCAATTTATAAAAGGAACGGCAAGTGTTGCTGTTGCAGGGCTCAGCACTTCAATGTTTGCAAATACGGTTAATGCATCCACTTTACAAACAGATTGGCAGGCGGTTAGTCGGAGTAAAAACGACAAGAAGTTTTGGCAGAAAGTACAAAAACAATTTGTTCTAGATAAAAGAACAACATACATGAACGTTGGCACAACAGGTTCTATGCCAAAGCATGTGCTCGCTGAATTTAATGATAATAATAAAACGGTTGCGAAATACCCATGGGACATGGACGGAAAGTTTGGTTCTTGGCCATATGTATCAGACATGGTGAGTGATATTGCATCGGGCTTTGGGGCCGATTCCCATGAGATAATACTTAGCCGTAATACCACTGATGGTATGTGCTCTATAATTAACGGTCTTCATTTTGAAGAAGGCGACGTTATTCTTACTACTCATCATGAGCATGTTGCAGCAACATCCCCAATGAATGTTGTTAAACAACGTTTTGGCGTCAACATTGTTGAAGTACAACTTCCTGTCTATACCGGCTCAGAAACAGTGTCTGAGGATGATTATGTTGAGGCGTTTGCAGCTGCTCTTAACGAAAACAGCAATGTTCGCCTGATCGTCTTTTCTCATATCACATACAAAACCGGTACAACATTACCTGCAAAGCGTATTTGTGCATTAGCAAATCAATATGCTGTACCCACTCTTGTGGATGGTGCACATACTGTGGGTATGTTTGATTTGGATTTTCACGATATTGATTGTGATTTCTATGCTGGTTCAGGTCATAAATGGCAATGTGGACCTGGTGCGACGGGCATTTTATATGTTCGTGATAATGCAACACGCTTAGATGAATATTGGAGTGACTGTATTAACCCACTTTGGCTTATTAACACCTCGTTGTCTCATGCTGGCTATCTTGGTACTCAATTGCAAATGCAGTATATCGGTAATGATAATTACCCTGCTAAACAAGCATTGGCAGATAGCTGCAAGATGTGGGATGAGATAGGTAGGCATCGAATTGAAGAGCGCGTATTACATTTAGGCGCGTTGTGTAAATTATTATTAGCAGAAGCTTTACCAAACGCGAAATTCTTCTCACCGAATGTGAAAGGGTTAACGAGTGGCCTTACTACATTTAATCCTTTTGGATTTGAAAGTGGTGACTTGCTTACAGAGTTTAGGAATCGGCTACGTAATGACTATGGTTATATTATTCGTACGACTGATTTTAGATTATACAAAGATGATACCGTCGAAACACACGCACTAAGAATCTCTACACACCTTTTTCATGATGAAGAGGATGTGAAAGGGTTAGTCAATGCAATCCAGGAATTGTATGAATATATGAGTTGA